A single genomic interval of Flavobacterium sp. N2820 harbors:
- a CDS encoding ABC transporter ATP-binding protein → MSNILEVQNVVKQYGDYTALNNVSLQVPKGSIYGLLGPNGAGKTTLIRIINQITMPDSGTVLLDGEKLKPEHVQYIGYMPEERGLYKTMKVGEQCLYLAQLKGMPYADAKKQLKYWFEKFEIEGWWDKKIQELSKGMAQKIQFIVTILHQPKLLILDEPFSGFDPVNANLIKDEIIELNKKGTSIIFSTHRMESVEEMCDYIALIHKSNKLIEGKLEDVKRHHRSNTFQVGVLTNNIEGLMVHLTQKFTISQTNFKSLNDDLKLEVHLGQHNSNELLSILSQFGQVTHFVEKIPSVNDIFIQTVSK, encoded by the coding sequence ATGAGCAATATTCTCGAAGTACAAAATGTAGTCAAGCAATATGGCGATTATACAGCCCTAAACAATGTTTCGTTGCAAGTTCCCAAAGGAAGTATTTATGGACTTCTTGGGCCAAATGGAGCAGGAAAAACAACTTTAATTCGTATCATTAACCAAATCACAATGCCTGATAGTGGAACGGTATTGTTAGATGGAGAAAAACTCAAGCCCGAACATGTTCAATATATTGGTTATATGCCTGAAGAACGTGGTTTGTACAAAACCATGAAAGTAGGAGAGCAGTGTTTGTATTTGGCACAGTTAAAAGGAATGCCGTATGCGGATGCTAAAAAACAATTGAAATATTGGTTTGAAAAGTTTGAAATTGAAGGTTGGTGGGATAAAAAAATCCAAGAGCTTTCAAAAGGAATGGCACAAAAAATTCAGTTTATTGTTACGATTTTACACCAACCAAAATTGTTGATTTTAGATGAACCTTTTTCAGGATTTGATCCAGTAAATGCCAATTTAATTAAAGACGAAATCATCGAATTAAACAAAAAAGGAACTTCTATCATATTTTCAACCCACCGAATGGAATCGGTTGAAGAGATGTGTGATTACATTGCTTTAATTCACAAATCAAATAAGTTAATTGAAGGGAAGTTAGAAGATGTAAAACGTCATCATCGTTCTAATACGTTTCAAGTGGGCGTGTTAACCAATAATATTGAAGGATTGATGGTGCATTTGACACAAAAATTCACGATAAGTCAAACCAATTTCAAATCACTAAATGATGATTTAAAATTAGAAGTGCATTTAGGTCAACACAATTCAAACGAATTACTTTCTATTTTGTCGCAATTTGGTCAAGTTACCCATTTTGTAGAAAAAATTCCAAGTGTTAACGATATATTCATTCAAACTGTAAGCAAATAA